The sequence below is a genomic window from Streptomyces sp. NBC_00582.
AGCGCGTCGAACAGGCGGTGCGCACGGTGTCCGAACGGGCCTCCGGCGGGCTCCCCGCGCCCTGGGCGCAAGCGGTGCGCGAGGCCGCCGTACGGGGCTCCCAGGGGCTGCCGGAGGCGCTGGACGAGCTGGCCGCACGGGCCGGACTGCCGCCGGGGCGGCCCCCGCGGCCGGGCTGGTGGCCGGTGGCCGTGCTGGCGCAGGCGGCCATGACACTCCTTCAGGTCGTCGGCGGGCTCTGGCTGGTGGGGCAGATCGTCGGGGTCATGGACCCGAACCTGGGCGTGCCGGTGCTGCTGATGGTGTCCGGGATCGTCGGCGGACCGCTCGTGGAGTGGAGCTGCCGCATGGCGGCCAGGGGACCGGCCCGACGGTACGGGCAGGACGCCGAACGCCGTCTGCGGGAGGCCGCCGCCGGCTGCGGCCGGGCCCGGGTCCTGGATCCCCTGGCGGCGGAGCTGCTGCGGTACCGGGAGGTACGGGAGCAGTACGGGAAGGTGGTGGGGGCGGGGGTGCGCTGACGCGGAGCAGGGTGGGCCGGGTGGGGGAGTGGTCCACCGGTGGATCACGGGGCTCACTCGTCCGGGTGGCGGAGTTGTCCACAGGCGGGCGGTGGTCCCCAGGGCCCGGCGGGCCCGGACCGGCGGAGGCAGTCTGGCTCTGCGGCGATCGCGAGGGAGGCGGTCGGCGCGGCGACCGCAGCCGTACGGGACGAGCCCGTACGCGTGTCCGGAAGGAGTCCGACGATGAACGAGACGATCGTGTGCGCGGTGGGAAACGTGGCGACGCAGCCGGTCTACCGGGAGCTGGCGGCGGGACCGTCGGCGAGGTTCAGGCTGGCGGTGACCTCGCGCTACTGGGACCGGGAGAAGGGCATCTGGACCGACGGGCACACCAACTTCTTCACGGTGTGGGCCAATCGGCAGCTGGCCGTCAACGCGGCGGCCTCGCTGAACGTCGGCGAGCCGGTGATCGTGCAGGGCCGGCTCAAGGTGCGCACGGAGACCCGGGAGGGGCAGCAGAACTGGACCTCGGCCGACATCGACGCGGTGTCGATCGGCCACGACATCGCGCGCGGCACCTCGGCGTTCCGGCGCTCGACCAGGCCCGAGCCGGTCACCTTGGGCGCGCCCGCGCAGCCAGAGCCCGACTGGGCGACCCCCGTCCCGGCGGCTGACTCGGCCGAGCCGGAGCCCCAACCGCCGCGTGAGCCGGTAGCGGTGACGTGACGTCGGATCGTGTCGTGTCCTGACCTGACCGGTGGGCGGCTTATCGGCGGATCCATCCTATCCATCCGATCCATCCGGCTTGCCCGGCGGATTTGCCGATA
It includes:
- a CDS encoding single-stranded DNA-binding protein; protein product: MNETIVCAVGNVATQPVYRELAAGPSARFRLAVTSRYWDREKGIWTDGHTNFFTVWANRQLAVNAAASLNVGEPVIVQGRLKVRTETREGQQNWTSADIDAVSIGHDIARGTSAFRRSTRPEPVTLGAPAQPEPDWATPVPAADSAEPEPQPPREPVAVT